The following are encoded together in the Oncorhynchus masou masou isolate Uvic2021 chromosome 5, UVic_Omas_1.1, whole genome shotgun sequence genome:
- the LOC135540170 gene encoding opioid growth factor receptor-like: protein MSMAIQTGRTLPAIVKLFAELRRKCRMCPRIERFWLWLNGFYCSTLLKRAFWRLIILPIHAWRLIIPNCPPDHSELIQDTNEYYCEYDSTWEDPTSEETSRKRTNNYTIRSTRQQDDRHMPNLQFYLGQRASSPDGIYIEDFHNNWLFPLQERGMNYRAKELTKKEIEAFLQDETAKKRLVKSYKLMLDFYGIQLSNDSSGEVRCADNWRDRFDNLDRNTHNNLCITRILKCLGTLGFPHYQAPLVHFFLEETLVKGNLYNVKESVLNYFISAVIVQQQRKELVEYAYKLYEVKHQFVVP from the exons ATGTCTATGGCTATTCAAACAGGGAGAACGCTGCCAGCGATAGTCAAATTGTTTGCTGAGCTGAGACGAAAATGTAGGATGTGTCCCAGGATTGAACGGTTTTGGTTATGGCTAAACGGATTCTATTGCTCTACTCTGCTTAAACGCGCCTTCTGGCGTTTAATTATACTCCCCATACATGCCTGGAGATTGATCATCCCAAATTGTCCTCCTGATCATTCAGAACTCATCCAGGACACCAACGAGTACTACTGCGAGTACGACTCAACATGGGAGGATCCAACAAGTGAAGAAACAAGTCGTAAGAGAACCAACAAT TACACCATTCGGTCAACAAGGCAGCAA GATGATAGGCATATGCCTAATTTACAGTTCTACCTTGGACAGAGGGCCTCCTCCCCTGATG GTATCTACATTGAGGACTTTCACAATAACTG GTTGTTCCCTCTTCAAGAACGAGGAATGAATTATCGAGCCAAAGAACTCACCAAGAAGGAAATTGAG GCTTTCCTTCAAGATGAAACTGCGAAGAAGAGGCTGGTCAAGTCATACAAGCTCATGCTGGACTTCTACGGCATCCAGCTGTCAAATGACTCATCAGGGGAAGTGCGATGTGCTGATAACTGGCGTGACAGATTTGACAACCTGGACAG AAATACTCACAACAACCTGTGCATCACCCGCATCCTGAAGTGCCTGGGCACTCTGGGGTTCCCCCACTACCAGGCCCCACTCGTCCACTTCTTCCTGGAGGAAACTCTTGTCAAAGGCAACCTGTACAATGTGAAGGAGAGCGTGCTCAACTACTTCATTTCCGCTGTCATTGTTCAGCAACAACGCAAGGAATTAGTTGAGTATGCCTATAAGCTCTATGAGGTCAAACATCAGTTTGTCGTGCCCTAA